In Saprospiraceae bacterium, the sequence CTCCAGGGTGGTATAAGGCCTGCCATGACTTGATAAAAACATATCACCAAATGTAGCCACGAAGTCTGTAAATACCGGACCACTGACATGTGAAAGAAAAGCTGCTTCGTCTTTGTATATCTCAAAAAATATGACCTCCCCGGCAGCGGGTGTTGGCAGGCTGGGTTGGTTAAAATCCGGAGTATGCACAGTATAGGCCCAGGTGTCCGGCTCGGCTTGCTGAACTTTTATGACTAAAGCTTTGAGTGCCGCGATAGCCTCATCCCGAAAGTGGTCCAGAATAGTCCATTTTGATATGATCGGGTACATATGAAGAGCGTTTTTAAAAGGGATATGAATTCAATGAAGATAATGATTTTAATCTCTATATATTTATAAATTGTTTTCTTTGAATTTGATTTTATTGAAAAAAAACATCATAGATTACCGATGGACCAACTTTCAGAATTTATGCTCACAGATCAAGAAAAAAACCAATTTATAAAACAACAGGAGCAGCTGATAGGCCAATTTCAAATCCAGTTTCCCAACTCTCTGGCTCCTAAGACGGTCATCATTGTGCCTAGCCTGACAATGGATACTGAGATTCTGTCCAAAATATCTGGTCATATACATTACGAAGAGCGATTGCTCTGCCTGCTCCTACTCCTGCGCATGCCGCGTACGAGGGTTATTTATATCACCAGCACCCCAATAGATGATGTCATCGTAGATTATTACCTCCATTTGATCCCCGGAGTGACAGCGATGCATGCGAGGCAGCGACTGACCCTACTGTCCTGCTATGACAGTTCCAACATTTCATTGACTGCCAAGATACTGAGCAAGCCAAGGTTATTGACCCAGATAAAAGCTTTGGTGCCTGCGGATCATGTAGCTCATATAGCTGCCTTTAATGTTACCCCTTTGGAGGAAAAACTAGCATTAGCGCTGGGGTTTCCCTTGTATGGATGTCCATCTGACTTGTCTCATTGGGGATCCAAGACAGGTAGTCGGGAGATATTCCGGCAGGCTGGCATTCCAATGCCTCCAGGCTTTGAAAATTTATACACGGTGGATGATCTGATTCATGCTTTAAACCAATTAAAATCAGAACATCCTGAGGTTAGAAAGGCGGTACTCAAACTCAACGAAGGTTTTTCTGGTGACGGCAATGCAGTGTATAAATATCAGGAAAACAAACAGGTCACATCAGATAGCTTGTTGAATGATCTTAAAACAGTCGCAGAAGATCTCTCCATT encodes:
- a CDS encoding antibiotic biosynthesis monooxygenase → MYPIISKWTILDHFRDEAIAALKALVIKVQQAEPDTWAYTVHTPDFNQPSLPTPAAGEVIFFEIYKDEAAFLSHVSGPVFTDFVATFGDMFLSSHGRPYTTLEIMIQEAGFFRPNCLP
- a CDS encoding ATP-grasp domain-containing protein, encoding MDQLSEFMLTDQEKNQFIKQQEQLIGQFQIQFPNSLAPKTVIIVPSLTMDTEILSKISGHIHYEERLLCLLLLLRMPRTRVIYITSTPIDDVIVDYYLHLIPGVTAMHARQRLTLLSCYDSSNISLTAKILSKPRLLTQIKALVPADHVAHIAAFNVTPLEEKLALALGFPLYGCPSDLSHWGSKTGSREIFRQAGIPMPPGFENLYTVDDLIHALNQLKSEHPEVRKAVLKLNEGFSGDGNAVYKYQENKQVTSDSLLNDLKTVAEDLSIDLFLSKMASMGGVLEAFIDGDIKTSPSVQCVINPLKEIEIASTHDQILGGESGQVYLGARFPADPAYRKEIGVLGYKVAAHMATLGVLGRFGVDFVSVKKDDHWDHYAIEINLRKGGTTHPYLMLQLLTNGHYNYTAGEYIMPNGQTRYYMATDALTYDNFKKLTPTDLIDVAICNGLHFDATTQEGVMFHLIGAIAQHGKLGILSIGSSPDRAQEIYNRTTALILKETE